The genome window AGCAGAACCGGATGACCACTCAGGTGCCTGGGAGCGAAGGATGCTCAGGGACATCGCCATTGCCGGAATCCAGGAGCAGCGCCGCGCCCGTCGCTGGGGCATTTTCTTCAAGATGCTGACCTTCGCCTATCTGACGGCCCTGTTGTATCTGATCTGGCAGGGCGACTACGTCGATTCCGTAGTCAAGGGCAAGCACACTGCCCTCGTGGAGCTGAAGGGCGTCATCGCACCCGGCCAGGAGGCCGGGGCGGACAACGTCGTCAAGGGGCTGCGTGACGCCTTCGAGAACGACGATGCGCAAGCCGTGATCCTGCGCATCAACAGTCCGGGCGGCAGTCCAGTCCAGGCCGGCTACATCAATGACGAGATGCGACGCCTGCGCGAGAAGTATCCCGATAAACCGCTCTACGCGGTGATTGCCGATATCGCGGCCTCTGGGGGTTATTATGTCGCCGTCGCGGCCGACGAGATCTACGCGGACAAGGCAAGCCTGATTGGATCCATCGGTGTGCGAATGGACGGCTTCGGGTTCGTTGGCGCAATGGACAAGGTCGGGGTCGAGCGCAGGCTGTTCGTGGCCGGTGACCATAAGGCACTGCTGGATCCGTTTCTGCCGTTGGATGAACTGGAGGCGGGACACATCCGAAAACTGCTGGACGACATTCACGATCAGTTTATCGAGGTCGTCAAGCAGGGACGCGGTGACAGCCTCGCTGGTGGAGAGGAGCTGTTCTCCGGATTGATCTGGACCGGGGACGAGTCGGTGAGTCTGGGTCTGGTCGATGCGCTCGGTAGCGCGGGTTATGTCGCGCGTGAGGTCGTCGGGGAAGAGGAGATCGTCGACTACACACGCAAACGCGACTGGCTGACCCGGCTTTCCGATCGGGTCGGAGCGGAATTGACCGCGGCGCTGGAATCCGGGCTGTTCGGGGCCAGGGTTCGATAGGCCACCGCGGGGGAATCGGCTTACAGCACCCGCAGGCCCGCTGCTTCCAGCATTGTCACGAGCCGGATCAGGGGCAGCCCCATCAGCGCCGAGGGATCCTCACCCCGCATGCCGGCGAACAGCGCGACACCCAGCCCCTCGGACTTGAAGCTGCCGGCGCAGTCCCAGGGTTGCTCGCGCCGCAGGTAGGCCGCGATCCGATCGTCGCTCAGCTCACGGAACCGTACCTCGAATTCGACATCGTCGAGCTGTCGCGATCCGTCCCTGGCATCCAGGAGACACAGCCCGGTATGAAATACCACCGGTTTCCCGGAGGCCTTCCTGAGCTGTCGAAAGGCGTGGTCGAAGTCCCCCGGCTTGCCCAGGATTTCCTCGCCGATGACCGCGCACTGGTCGGCGCCGATGATCAGGGACTCCGGATCCCGGTTCGCCAGTTCCTGGGCTTTTTCGAACGACAGGCGCTCGACCATATCGCCGGGTGATTCTCCCGGTCGGCGGGACTCGTCGATGTCCGCAGAGGCGGACTCGAACTCGATGCCGAGGCGGCCGAGCAGTTCCCGGCGGTAGATCGACCCGGATGCGAGTACGACGGTTCTCATGGCGGCATTAGGACCCCTGCTGCGTCGTGATCGTGCCGTGATGATAGCCCCTGCGGCATGCCGCGCAAGTTCGGCCCGACCTGCATTCGCTTTTGACCGGAAACCGGTGGCAAAGTAGAATTCGCGGTTTCGTATGGGCCGAGTCGGTGCCCATACGGCACACCAGTAGGTTTTCACCAGGAGCGCGGGGATGGCCGGGAAGGTTGACGTGCTGCCGCGGTGGGTAGATCCCTTCAAGATGGCCGATCAGAGGGCGAGCCTGGATGGCGACGTCCCGTTTTCGTGCATGCAGCGTCTTGACGCCGCCGGGCTTCGGCCGGGCTGCGACGCCGCGCGGGCCAGGCTCGAGTTCGACCGGCACCCTGACGGTTTCGGTCTGGTCCGGATCGGCGTCAAAGCCAGGCTGCTGTGTGTTTGTCAGCGTTGCCTCGGCGAGATGAATCTGAACGTCGACAGGCGTTCGGATCTGGCGATCGCGGACACGCCCGAGGAGGATACCGGGCAGAAGGAAGGGTACGAAACGGTAGCGCCGGTGGACGGCAGACTGGCCGTCCACTTGCTCGTCGAGGATGAGATATTGCTGGCGGTGCCGGACATACCCATGCACGAGGACACCGCTGATTGTGACAGCGAGGTGTTGGCCTTGCAGGTGACTCCGGACGCAGGGCGGCAGGACGAGCCGAGGGTCAATCCCTTTGAGGTCTTGAGGGAATTACGTAACAGAAAGGGTTGAACCGGTAGCCGCCGGGAACTGAGAACGGCGCCCGGCAACCACGGAACAAGCAGGAGATCGATCATGGCTGTACAGCAGAGAAGAAAGACCCGGTCGCGGCGCGACATGCGACGCGCCCACGATGCGTTGAAATCACCGACCTTGTCCGCGGACACGACCACGGGTGAACCCCATTTGCGTCACCATATCTCTCCCGACGGTTTCTATCGCGGGAAGGAGATCATTTCGCGGCCCCCCGAAGAAGACGAAGAGTGACACGGGTAACGCACAAGCGTTACCAGATCACCAACCCCCTTGTGCCAGAAGACCGGCGCACTGAGCTAGCGCCTCGCCGGGGCCCGCAATGGCCTGCGGCCCCGTGGATCGGCCCATGAGCAGGCTGAGCACCATTTCTCTCGACGCGATGGGGGGGGACTTCGGGCCGTCCGTGACAGTCCCGGCCGCCTGCAACGCGCTGAAACACAATCCCGGGTTGCGCCTCGTCCTGGTCGGGGACTCCGGCGCGATCAATGCCGAGTTCGAAAAACTCGGCGAGACCGAGTCCGACAGGCTGGCCATTCGGCATGCCAGCGAGGTCGTGACGATGGACGATCCTCCCGCGCAGGCCTTGCGAGGCAAGAAGGACTCCTCGATGCGCGTGGCCATCAACCTGGTCAAGGAAGGCGAGAGCGATGCCGTCGTCAGCGCCGGCAATACCGGGGCCCTGATGGCCACCGCCAGATTCGTACTCAAGACACTGGGCGGTATTGACCGGCCGGCCATCATGACTGCGCTGCCTTCGGTGGGGGGCAAGACCCACATGCTGGATCTTGGCGCAAACGTCGATTGCCGGGCGGAGCACCTGTTTCAGTTTGCCACAATGGGTTCGGTACTGGTCAGTGCGGTTGACGGAATTGACCGGCCAAGGGTCGGCCTGCTCAACGTCGGGCAGGAGGCGATCAAGGGGAATGATCAGGTCAAGGAGGCGAATTCACTCCTTCGATCCAGCTCACTGAACTATATTGGGTATGTGGAAGGCGACGACATCTATTGCGGAGAAGACATCGATGTGGTGGTGTGCGATGGTTTCGTCGGCAACATCTCACTGAAGAGCAGTGAAGGCGTGGCCAAGATGATCTCGCGGATTATCAAGGACGGATTCGGGCGGAACATCTTTTCGAAGGCGGCCGGTCTCATCGCCGTCCCCGTGTTGAG of Gammaproteobacteria bacterium contains these proteins:
- the plsX gene encoding phosphate acyltransferase PlsX; translation: MSRLSTISLDAMGGDFGPSVTVPAACNALKHNPGLRLVLVGDSGAINAEFEKLGETESDRLAIRHASEVVTMDDPPAQALRGKKDSSMRVAINLVKEGESDAVVSAGNTGALMATARFVLKTLGGIDRPAIMTALPSVGGKTHMLDLGANVDCRAEHLFQFATMGSVLVSAVDGIDRPRVGLLNVGQEAIKGNDQVKEANSLLRSSSLNYIGYVEGDDIYCGEDIDVVVCDGFVGNISLKSSEGVAKMISRIIKDGFGRNIFSKAAGLIAVPVLRSVLRQVDPRRYNGATLLGLKGITVKSHGCADAFSFENAIKIAYIEATEGVPMRMERQLQKMLNERPDP
- a CDS encoding S49 family peptidase; its protein translation is MTKEAEPDDHSGAWERRMLRDIAIAGIQEQRRARRWGIFFKMLTFAYLTALLYLIWQGDYVDSVVKGKHTALVELKGVIAPGQEAGADNVVKGLRDAFENDDAQAVILRINSPGGSPVQAGYINDEMRRLREKYPDKPLYAVIADIAASGGYYVAVAADEIYADKASLIGSIGVRMDGFGFVGAMDKVGVERRLFVAGDHKALLDPFLPLDELEAGHIRKLLDDIHDQFIEVVKQGRGDSLAGGEELFSGLIWTGDESVSLGLVDALGSAGYVAREVVGEEEIVDYTRKRDWLTRLSDRVGAELTAALESGLFGARVR
- the rpmF gene encoding 50S ribosomal protein L32, with product MAVQQRRKTRSRRDMRRAHDALKSPTLSADTTTGEPHLRHHISPDGFYRGKEIISRPPEEDEE
- a CDS encoding YceD family protein is translated as MAGKVDVLPRWVDPFKMADQRASLDGDVPFSCMQRLDAAGLRPGCDAARARLEFDRHPDGFGLVRIGVKARLLCVCQRCLGEMNLNVDRRSDLAIADTPEEDTGQKEGYETVAPVDGRLAVHLLVEDEILLAVPDIPMHEDTADCDSEVLALQVTPDAGRQDEPRVNPFEVLRELRNRKG
- a CDS encoding Maf family nucleotide pyrophosphatase — protein: MRTVVLASGSIYRRELLGRLGIEFESASADIDESRRPGESPGDMVERLSFEKAQELANRDPESLIIGADQCAVIGEEILGKPGDFDHAFRQLRKASGKPVVFHTGLCLLDARDGSRQLDDVEFEVRFRELSDDRIAAYLRREQPWDCAGSFKSEGLGVALFAGMRGEDPSALMGLPLIRLVTMLEAAGLRVL